In Listeria cossartiae subsp. cossartiae, the DNA window CTCTACCTCACCATTTGGATGAGGGTTTATATTTGATTATTTACCCATAATAACGGAAAATGGGCTATTTTGCAATACGTTTTAGTAAAATTGTAATGCTTCTTTGATAGTGCTGTAAGTAGTTAGGCTGGCTAGACTTTCTTCGTAGCGAATTAAAGTCATGGCAAATTTAGGCGAAATTCCAGTAATAATTAGCTCTACACCAGTTAATTTCATAAATCCATGGAACTTCACGAGGTTCATCACGGCATCTTCATTAAAGTCAGCTAGCCCAGAAAGATCCATGATTAAATAATCTTCTTTGCCGTGATCCATATACTCGCTCACATATTCCGACATATGCTGGAAACGGTCATGCGTTAAAGAGCCAATCAGTGGCAATACACAAATATTTTCTTTAATCGGGACAATCGGCGTGGACAGTTTCTCAATTTCGCGTAACGATTTTTCGAGTTCCAGTTGATAGTCGTGTTCGTTCGTCACATCTTTTTGAATGCCGACAAAATACAAATGCTCATTATCATCGTAAATCGGTTCAATCGTAAGTTCATTCATAAAAGAAGTGCCATCTTTTCGGTAATTTTTTAGTAAAACATTCGCAGTTGATTTTTGGTTTATGGCTTGACGGATTTTTGCAACCTCTTCTTTGTCGGTATCATCTCCTTGCAAAAAGTGACAATTAGAGCCAAGAGCTTCTTCTTTCGCATAACCAGTAATATTTTCAAACCCGTTGTTCACAAAAATGATTGGATTATCTTGTTGCTCAGGATCTGTAATAATTACTCCTACGCTAGACAAATTTAATGCTTTTAAAATAACATCGAATTTTGGATAAGCGGTCATCTGCGTGTTTCTCCCCCTTTGTACATACAAACCTATCATACCACGCAAATGAACGAAAACCAAAATGCCAAACTTGTGAAATTTATCGTGTCTGAGCAGAGGAGGGGAAATCGCGCTGGGGCAGGTGTATAATAGACTTAGAGGTGATTAGTTATGTATATAACATTTACAGATAGCGCCAAGGATCGGCTTCGAGCACTACGGTCGAATTTAGAAGGACAATTGCATTTGTATTATGATACAGAAGGCTGTTCTTGTGAAAATAGTGGTATTTTTACACTTCGATTGGTAGATGGGAAAACTGCAGAGGACGATGAAATTGAATCCAACATTGGTCCAGTGCTGATTAAACGTTGGACGGAAATTTTTTTAGAAGAAGCGTTGATTATTGATTATGATGACACGCAAAAAACGCTTATGTTAAAAAGTGACGGCCAGTATTATAATCGCAATTTACTACTTGTGACGAATCAAGATGAGGTCGTTAGCTGCCCAGTAACTTTATAAATAGAAACGAAGCCTAGAGTAATTTTTATTCTAGGCTTTTTTATGAAAATTTCATGAGAAAGTGGTGAAACTTTAGACATATAGTTACACGGACCTCGGTTTTGTAGTAACATGGAATAGGAAGTTTATACATATGGAAGGAGTGTCATCATGGAACAACCATCAGTTGATGAACTGAAAAACTGGCGAAATGTTATGCTGCTTCACCGTTTTGCACTGGAAGAAGTAAACACGAAGCTTAAAATATTGAATGAAGAATTTCAATTTATTCATGACTATAATCCGATGGAACATTTGAAGTCACGTGTAAAGTCGCTGGAGAGTATTGGAGCAAAATTAGAAAAGAAGCAGGTTGATATTACCCCGGAAAACGCGCTCAAATATGTACATGATATTGCTGGAATTCGGATTACTTGTTCCTTTGTATCAGATATTTTTAGAATTCACGAAATGCTTGCCGGGCAAAGCGACATAACGATTAAACGTGTAAAGGATTATGTGACTAACCCGAAACCGAATGGCTATCGGAGTTTGCATTTACTTTGCGAAGTACCAGTTTTCCTGACAAATCGTTCTGAGAAAATGACCGTGGAAATTCAAATTCGGACAGTTGCAATGGATTTTTGGGCGAGCTTGGAGCATAAAATTTACTACAAATATCAACAAGAAGCACCTGAGGAACTAGTGAACGAATTGCAAGATGCCGCACGAATCATCACCCATTTAGATGAGAAAATGAAAAACTTAAATGATCAAATTGACAAGTATAAAAAAGAGAAAGAAAAGTAACTTCATAATTAGCTTTATTTCTTTGCGAATGGGATGGATGCAAAGAAATAAAGCTGTTTTATATTTGCGGGATAATCTATTTTGCTTCATAATAATATAGAGGAAAAAGGAAAGGGGACTTTACATATTGGAGATATTTTTATATGTTTTAGCATTACTTGTTGCGATTTTTATTTCTAATTTATTAAACCGATTTGTGCCCTTTGTATCCGTACCGCTGATTCAAATTGGCCTAGGTGTGATTATCGCGATTATGCCGATTACATTTGATTTACAACTGAATCCGGAACTTTTTCTTGTGATGTTTATTGCACCTTTATTATTTAATGATGGAAGACAGACGGATAAAGCAGCACTTTGGGGAATGCGAATGCCGATTTTGGTTCTCGCGCTTGGCCTTGTGTTTGCAACGGTTGTTGTGATTGGGTATTTTGTCCATTGGATGATTCCAACGATTCCACTCGCGGCGGCGTTTGCTCTTGCAGCAGCTCTTGCGCCAACTGATGCTGTGGCAGTGAGTTCACTTTCCGGACGAATAAACTTGCCAAAACGAATTATGAATTTGCTCGAAGGAGAAGCGCTTATTAATGATGCTTCTGGTTTAGTTGCGTTCCAATTTGCCATTGCTGCAATGGTTACTGGTGTTTTCAGTCTAATGGATGCGAGCATTAGCTTTTTTGTAATTGCGATTGGTGGGATTTTAGTCGGTTTAGCACTTAGTTGGTTGAAATTTAGACTTTTAAAATGGGTTCGTGGCTTAGGGATGGAAGACGTCACATTCCATATGTTAATCCAAATTTTAACGCCATTTATTATTTACTTAGTTGCTGAAGAATTTCATGTTTCGGGGATTTTGGCGGTAGTTGCGGCTGGGATTATGCACTCAATGGAACAAAAGAAAATGGATCCGCAATTGGTGAAATTAAATGTTGTTTCGCAAAGCACATGGTCGGTAATTATTTTTGTATTAAATGGGTTAGTTTTTTTACTGCTAGGTACGCAACTTCCTGCGATTACAGAAGTCGTATGGAATGATTCCGGCAGCAGCAATTTACAAGTAATGGCTTATATTTTATCGATAACGGCTGCGCTGATTTTACTACGTTTTCTGTGGGTGTATATTTCATGGAGTATTGGGGCGAAACAGCGACAGAAGCAAAAGAAAAAGACACAATTTCCGAAGATTAGACCAGTGATTTTAACGTCACTTTCTGGTGTTCGTGGGGCAGTTACGCTTGCCAGTGCGCTTGCGATCCCGTTTTTCTTAGATGATGGCTCACTATTCCCGCAACGCTCACTGATTATTTTCATCGCATCAGGTGTCATTCTTTGCACGCTTGTTATTGCGACGTTCATTTTACCGTTACTTGCCAAAAGTGAAGAAGTGACAACGGAAGATGAACGAGCTGAAATTGCAACGCGGATTCGAATCCTGAGAAACGTGATTAGAGAATTAAAAGAACAGACATTACCAGAAACAAAAGCGGCAACGGATGAAGTAATTGAAGATTATCGCAGAAGGATTTATGATTTACAGCAAAATAATAATTCAAATCGAGGCATGGACGAAAGAGAACGCGCCAAACGATTAGAAATTATCCAATGGGAACGCGAAAATACGCAAAAAATGACCGATGAAGGGCTCATTGTTGCAACCGATAGCTATCGTTACCAACACTATCTTAATATGATGGAACAAGCGATTAAACAGCGCTTCCGAACAAAATTAAAAACAGCGTGGATGTTCCTTTATCGTCTAATAATGCTTGTCATCCACCCGAAAAAATGGGGCAGAATAACCCATAAAGTGAAAAAAGGTATTTCTAAAGATAGCGAACGATTCCAAGCGATTCGCAAACTAAGAGAAGAAAACGAAATACTAATTATTTCTAAACTTAAAGAACAGTTAACAGATGAAAATGCCAATATTATTGGGCCACTAATTACCGAACATACGATGTTTTTGGAGCGGGTTAGAAAAGAACATAGTCCGCGAGGCAAACGCGCGAAATTCGAACAGAAAAAACGCGAAGTCCAAGTGGTAGCTTTCCAATTAGAACGCGATATTATTCAAAATATGTTTGAAAAAGGCGGAATTTCCAGAGACTTAGCCCGAGAACTACGCCAAAATTTAAATATGATAGAAACGTATTTATATGATGATTTTATCGAATAACAGAAAATCCCTAAGAACCATGCAGCGTTCTTAGGGATTTTTATTTAGGATGGAATTTTTTTCAAATCTTCAGCAAGCTTCTCTATTTCTAAATGGAAATTTTTTCTACCATTATTTAAAACGATGGCCGCATTACGAAGCTTAATTTTTTGCTCTTTGCCAGTTTCTAAATGGAGAATGCTTATTGTGTAATAGGGCAGAAACGAAATCGTCCGACCGTGCAATTTCGTATCACATTCGAGCATATATTGGCTAAAAGGGTACTTTTTATCCACAAATCCTCTTTTATAAAAAAGCGCGCGATTATTAATAGAAACAGTTCCATTAAAATAAGTGGTGTTGACACAGATAATACATAGGCTCAAGACAACATAAATACCGATAAATGGCCAAATGCGCAACGACTCAAAAGTAGCAAGAATGTAAAATCCAACGCCGATAATAGCCAAGCCAACAACGAATGTAAAAAATGTTTTGATATTCATATTATATTTGAAGAAAGAATAGCTTTTCATATTTGTGTACCACCTAGGATGTTTTAGTTAAGATTGATATTGCTTGAGTTGATCACGTAGTTCTTCCATTTTTTCTTGCAAATGTTTTTCACCGTCATTATATTTACGCGTCATATTATAGACTCGAATAAGTTTTTCCGCACGAGT includes these proteins:
- a CDS encoding iron-sulfur cluster biosynthesis family protein — encoded protein: MYITFTDSAKDRLRALRSNLEGQLHLYYDTEGCSCENSGIFTLRLVDGKTAEDDEIESNIGPVLIKRWTEIFLEEALIIDYDDTQKTLMLKSDGQYYNRNLLLVTNQDEVVSCPVTL
- a CDS encoding Na+/H+ antiporter, which translates into the protein MEIFLYVLALLVAIFISNLLNRFVPFVSVPLIQIGLGVIIAIMPITFDLQLNPELFLVMFIAPLLFNDGRQTDKAALWGMRMPILVLALGLVFATVVVIGYFVHWMIPTIPLAAAFALAAALAPTDAVAVSSLSGRINLPKRIMNLLEGEALINDASGLVAFQFAIAAMVTGVFSLMDASISFFVIAIGGILVGLALSWLKFRLLKWVRGLGMEDVTFHMLIQILTPFIIYLVAEEFHVSGILAVVAAGIMHSMEQKKMDPQLVKLNVVSQSTWSVIIFVLNGLVFLLLGTQLPAITEVVWNDSGSSNLQVMAYILSITAALILLRFLWVYISWSIGAKQRQKQKKKTQFPKIRPVILTSLSGVRGAVTLASALAIPFFLDDGSLFPQRSLIIFIASGVILCTLVIATFILPLLAKSEEVTTEDERAEIATRIRILRNVIRELKEQTLPETKAATDEVIEDYRRRIYDLQQNNNSNRGMDERERAKRLEIIQWERENTQKMTDEGLIVATDSYRYQHYLNMMEQAIKQRFRTKLKTAWMFLYRLIMLVIHPKKWGRITHKVKKGISKDSERFQAIRKLREENEILIISKLKEQLTDENANIIGPLITEHTMFLERVRKEHSPRGKRAKFEQKKREVQVVAFQLERDIIQNMFEKGGISRDLARELRQNLNMIETYLYDDFIE
- a CDS encoding isoleucine--tRNA ligase; its protein translation is MKSYSFFKYNMNIKTFFTFVVGLAIIGVGFYILATFESLRIWPFIGIYVVLSLCIICVNTTYFNGTVSINNRALFYKRGFVDKKYPFSQYMLECDTKLHGRTISFLPYYTISILHLETGKEQKIKLRNAAIVLNNGRKNFHLEIEKLAEDLKKIPS
- a CDS encoding blue-light photoreceptor, which encodes MTAYPKFDVILKALNLSSVGVIITDPEQQDNPIIFVNNGFENITGYAKEEALGSNCHFLQGDDTDKEEVAKIRQAINQKSTANVLLKNYRKDGTSFMNELTIEPIYDDNEHLYFVGIQKDVTNEHDYQLELEKSLREIEKLSTPIVPIKENICVLPLIGSLTHDRFQHMSEYVSEYMDHGKEDYLIMDLSGLADFNEDAVMNLVKFHGFMKLTGVELIITGISPKFAMTLIRYEESLASLTTYSTIKEALQFY
- a CDS encoding GTP pyrophosphokinase — its product is MEQPSVDELKNWRNVMLLHRFALEEVNTKLKILNEEFQFIHDYNPMEHLKSRVKSLESIGAKLEKKQVDITPENALKYVHDIAGIRITCSFVSDIFRIHEMLAGQSDITIKRVKDYVTNPKPNGYRSLHLLCEVPVFLTNRSEKMTVEIQIRTVAMDFWASLEHKIYYKYQQEAPEELVNELQDAARIITHLDEKMKNLNDQIDKYKKEKEK